The Pseudoalteromonas translucida KMM 520 genome segment ATTATTACTAAGCTGGTACGAAGCATTTATATCCCACGTCACAGCATCAAAGTCTGCAGATACATATTTACGTTCGGCAAAAGATGGAAAAATTGCATTCGCTTCTTTTTTATCTTTTGAGTAGCGCAGGCCACCACCAACGCTTAAGTCGTCGGTTAAATCGTAGCTGGCATTAAAGTAAGCAGCATAAGAGTTAGTTTCTTGATTTATTTCGAAGAAGCCAAAACTGTCTGGCGTATTATATGGGCTAAATACAAAGTCTTCTGAGCGGGTAAAACCATCTTCATTAAAGAAGTACAAGCCAGATACGAAGTCCATGTTGTCATACGTTGCGTTTAACTGAACTTCAAATGAGTATTGATCAGCACCACCTTGCTCTGGAAACTCAGATAAATTAAGCGCTGATGCATCATCATCTAAACCGCCTTCATATTCAGAGGTACGGTAGCTTGAGATAAATTTACTTGAATAAGTGTCGTTAATTGCCCAATCAGCAGCAAATGAAGTACCCCAACCTGAGTAAGAAGTTGATTCAATACCAGCAACGGTTGTGCCTAAATCATCTGGATTTACCGGAATTAAGTCTGGTGTTAATAATGGGAAGTCGCCATTGTTCTCATCATTTGGGTCAAGTGGTGCGGTAAGCTCAATAGTATAAGGCGATTGACCCGATTCGTTATCAACGCCATCTAAAGAAAAAGTAAATGCAAGGTCGCTCGTTGCTTGGTATTTAAATGCAACACGGCCACTAAACTCTTGCTCTTCACCAATTTCTTTTTCTGGGTTAGCTAAATTAACCGCAGTACCTACCCCATCACGCTGCTTGTACGACGCACTTGCTGACATACTTAAGTCATCAGTTAATGCGTTATTAAAGTAAATATCGCCTGCTATACGACCGCGGCTACCCACTTTTGCAGTCGTTGTTAAAATGCCTTCATCACCTGGCTGTTTGGTTATTACATTAACCGCGCCACCTAAAGTATTACGGCCATATAAAGTACCTTGAGGGCCACGCAGTACTTCTACACGCTCAACATTCGGTAGCGATAAATTTGACCCCATTTGACGGCCTAAGTACACACCATCTAAGTAAACCCCAACACCAGGATCGGTAGTAATAACATGATCTTGAAGGCCTATACCGCGAATAAACACAGATGCATGCGCAGAGTTACCCACGCCATAGCGAGTAATATTTAAATTGGGTACATATTTACCAATATCTTCTAAATTACTCATATTGGCTTTATCAATAAGGTTTGCACCAATTGATGTAATTGCGGTTGGAGACTCAAATAAACTTTCTGTACGTTTACGAGCGGTTACTTCTATTTTTTCAAACGCGTCTTGCTTTGCTGTTGTTTTGGTTTCTTCTGCATTTACTGAAGTAGTGAGTGCAGCAAAAATTGCTAAGCTTAACGGTGAGAGGTTGCGTAATTTCAAAAATAATCTCCAAAGGGTATAGGTTTTGTTATGCGTTATATTTTTATAAAATATAAATTGTAGGCATAAAAAAAGATGCGTTGTAGCATCTTTCCTCTGGATGTAAATTATATGATATAAACACGATGATATGTATCATTTTCTAATATTTTATTAATAAAAATCCTGCTGCGCCGCAACTTCTCGCTAAAATTATTCAGTAAAACGCCATTCACCTTAAATTTTTAAATGAAGAGGTAAATAAATCCACAGACTCTATTGCATATACTACAATTAAAGGAATCTATTTAAGTTAAATAACAAACGACTTGTACATTATTCCACCATTTATATTAACTGAACTTAGGAATATAGTATTAATACATAAGTATATGGAATAAATTAATGGCAATTGAAAATATAACGAATAAACAGACAAAGTGTTTAAATACTTCCGGGTATACTTCTTTATTTTGTGTAGCAACACAATACAATATATTGCTGGTAAATTATCAAGCACTTAACGTTATCACTAACTATGAACTAATTAATCAGTTTATGTTAAAAAATGAGCACCAAGGGCTTGTTATATTTGATGTACCTAAAGACAGTGATGTTATTCCATTAAAAGAATGGCCTAATTTAAAAGGCTTATTTTATGCTAATACAGACGAAGCTCTTTTTCACCAAGGGTTAGAAGCGATTAATAAGGGAGAACTTTGGTTTCCTCGCGCGGTTACCGATTGTTGGATGAGGCAAATGCTGGCTAGCGAGCAACAAACAACTCTGCAGTCGAATAATCTTACCTGTAAAGAAATTAAAGTTTTAAACTTACTGTTTTCAGGAATGCACTCCAGTGCTATTGCCGATAGCCTGTTTATCAGCGAAGCAACTGTGCGAGTTCATTTACATAAGGTGTATCAAAAAATCGCCGTTAAAAATAAACAGCAAGCACTTGCATGGTGTCAAAAAAACTTAAACAAAGTTAATAGTTAAGCGGGCTAATTTGAAACCTTATAGTATCTGAATACTCACCTGCAGCTTGCTCTTGAAAATCAGCTAACTGTATTTTAAGTGGCAATAAAAACACAGTTTGCCCAGCGTATGAAAACGTTTTATTTGTATCTTGACCCAATCCTAACCAATTACCCGCTAAATCTAAATTATAATCTATCGCATATTGTTGCTGGTACATACTGTGCACTAACTTACCTTTATTATCAGAGCTAACACGCAGCTGAATATCTGAATTAGTCACTACTTGCAGGCTAGGCAACATAGCGTATTCTTGCAGAGGTATTAATTCTCCTAAGTTAATGGTATTTGCAAAAGTATTATAACCAAGCACCGACAGGCTGGTTCTTGGGGCAATATCTGTTTCAATATCAAGTTGACGTTCATCGAGCAGCTGATTATTTTGATCATAAAGTTTTATTTGCAGCCTATCTGTGTATAACCCTGCTTTTACCGGTGTACCCGATGGGATCAAAAGCTCAACTTCAGCCGCCGACTCTACAAGTTGTAAACGACTAATTGATGAGCTGACTAACTGCTGAGTATCACTGCGAAATTGATAAGCAATACTTTGAAAAGCGCCTCTTAACTGCGCTTGGTTTTCACTGGTTAATATTATATGCAGCTGGCACTGCTCGTCATTTATTACATTAATGCGCAGCTGCTTTTTTGCATCTACTTTTTGTAATGCATGGTACTGATCAAAGTCATCAAATAAGTGGTCAATATTATCTAACCTTGCATTACACTGTGCATAGCTAATATGAGGTAAAAGCAATAAAGCAAAGCCGCTAATAAAGGTAACCATTTTTTTAGTGTACATAAATATTTCCTTTTCTTTGTAGTTGCTCACCTTCTTTTACATCTAAAATAAATTGCGATTTTTCGCTATTATTTAATTTAACTTCGTAACTACAAGGTATAAGCCCAGTTAGTGCAAAACGACCCGATTTATTAGTAAAAAACTTATGCTCTTTATTACTTTTATCGCTAGAACAAATAGCAACGCCAACTTGTAAAGCTAATGGCTGCTGTTGTTGGTCAAGTAAAGTAGCGATTACTGAAATATTAGCATCCGTGCCAATCATTACATTATGGCCACTTTTATAGGATGGAAAAAGCACGATGAGCCCCGACCCAAGGTCATATCCTGGAGCCAAATTATCTATTTCTACTGATACTGATGAGCTAGTATAAGAATTAACATCACTTAGTAAAATAGTGTCAAAATCGGCGTTATTTGCCCTATATTGCTTTTTGTTTTTATCTAATGTAACTATGTTATTCTTTAGACTTGAGTGTGCGCTCACTACTGCAAAACTATCACTGATAGGCTTACCGATTGCCCACTCAGTTTCAGCAAAAGCTAAACTGGAGGCAAAACTAACCCTACTTTGGTGCGAAGCCGAATTACTATCTAACTGTTCAAATGCACTAACGTGATCCATACTGACTAAAAAGCGATTCGCGCTGTATTGGGTGTTTAAATCAAGTAAAGCGTCATTCTCATCATTATTTTCAATTCCGGCTCTAAAACTAAATGCGCCTACATAACGTTGATTAGCATCTTGCGTGTACTCTAAGCGAGTTTTACTTCGCCTTGACTCGTGAGAGAGCTGACCTCTGCGAGAATTAGTAAATTTATAAAATAAAGACAACCGTACTCCCCAGTCATTTTTCTCAGCTATCTCATCCCATTGAACTCCAACGTTATAACGCCAGTCACTATCATTTAAATTACCTGTAAAATTAACACCTGCAGATTTGTTAAAATAACTTTGTTCATACTCTCTGGATAAACTAGCAAAAAAGCTGGCTTGGACTGAAGGGCTATACACAAAGCTATAATTTGCCTGCATTTGATGCTGCAGCTGAACGTTATTTTGCGAATCGGGCCGATACCCGAGCGTACGAAAATTTACCGAGCTGTACTCATAACCTACGCTAAAATCTTGTTGTAAGACACTACTGTCATTAAAGCTACTATAAACTAACCGGTAAGCATGGCCCGTATGCTCACCAAAACTGATTGCATTTTCAAATGCAATTTGCCCTATGTTAGCGGCATAAATACTTTTAAAGCCTATTTGCTGTATTAGTTTATCTGCTTGGGCTGTAAAGCCAGTGGTCCAACTTGGCGACATACCATAATTAATATAACTGCTCATAAGTGGGTAGTCATTATTATATTCTAGTTGCTCTCTTAATTGCGCGGGTATACCTAAGTGAACTTCGTATTCTAATTGGCCTTGTGCAAATAAATCTAAACCGGTTGTCACATCAAAATTAACATAACGCACCACTCCTGCAATATCAGTTATTTTTAGGGTAATGTTGTTGCTCCCTTCGCTTAAAGGTATGTCAGCTAATGAATAGATACCTGCCGTTAAATTTAGCCTCCGTATTATTCTATTCTCTACTAGTACTTCCACTGAGGATGGGCTTTCTAAGGTAAAACTTTTTGAGGCACTCGGTCGAATAGGCCTGTCAGAAACCAACGAAAAGTCATGAGCAAGTGAAACCCCTAAAAAGCGTGATGTAGATTGAAAATAACTTCCTGTACTATAGTTATCACCTACTGAAACGCGCATACCTTGAAGGGGTAAATCATGTACTAACCGCGTACCTAAACGTTTAACGTTTGATGAAGAAGGTGATATATCTGATAAATACTCCAACTCGTTTTCTATTACCCACCCGCGCCAGTTCATTACCATTTCAGTACGCGTCGCTAATTGCTTTTTTACCGTATCTTTACTGTTATTTTGTTGATATAAATAGCTAGAGTATAAATTTATAAAGCCACTTAAATTAGCCACGTCTGATGCCTGAAGTCGCCTAAAATTAGACTGTAATGTTAATGTTTGCGGGCGAGTTAAGTTAAGAGGGGCAATTATTTTCAAGCTGAAATCACTTAAATCAAAATTAAAAACAAAACCAAACGTCTCTAGCGCCTCTTGGCTTAGCGACCCCTTAGTCACTTTTTCTGCAAGTGTTGTAAAACCTTCTGGATACAACAAGCCCTTAAATACAGCTTCAACGTCTTCCCATTTAAGTAATAAGTTATCATTCGGCTCAACAACTAATGTTACTTTACCTATCGCAGTTTTATTTAACTCGGCTTCAATACTCAGCTCAATAGCTTGATTGGTTGGGTTTATTTTTGCATCGCAAGTATATGAAAAGACAATAAGGAAAAAGCCGAAAAATAAGCGCATATCTACTCAACCAACTCTAAGTGCAGCTGCTTCAAACTGCCCTTACTTATTGTATTTGGTAGCGGTAATTTTATATGGCTGAGACTGTTTGGTGCGAAAAAAACATCGTATCCTTGTGCTTTTAATTGCTGTTTAAGAATACGCTGTAGCAACACTCCACTATTAACATTAGTTAACTTTAGTTCGTAGTCGCTTAATCGGCTAGCTCCCGCTCCTATATTATGAATATTAGCTGTAATATTAGCCCCCTCAATTGAAAGAGGCCCCACCATTAAACTTGGCCGGAGTTTAGGTTGGTCAACATGTACAACTAAGTTAAAATTTAATAGTAATCTTAGTTTTGAGCTGTTACTAGTAAGGTGAGTAGCTATCGGTTGTTCAACTAAGCTAACCTGATAGCTTTTATCTGTGCCTGGCAGTGCTTTTGCAAGCCATTTAAATTGTAATCGTTGTGCCTGCCCAGGCTTTAAATACAAGGACGGAGGAAAAACCCATAATGGCGATTCAGTTAGCGCTACTAACTGCGGCTCTTGGGTAATGTTTTGCTCGCTAAATTGAATTTCAAAAATTTGGATATCAAATGCAATATCACGAGGTAAATCATTATGTACTAAACTACTGGTACTGTTCCCCCCTTTATTAAGTGAAAAAGTGACCACCATAGGTGTTATTTCAATTGCGTACGCAAATCCCGCTAACATAAACCAAGTGCAT includes the following:
- a CDS encoding TonB-dependent receptor — protein: MKLRNLSPLSLAIFAALTTSVNAEETKTTAKQDAFEKIEVTARKRTESLFESPTAITSIGANLIDKANMSNLEDIGKYVPNLNITRYGVGNSAHASVFIRGIGLQDHVITTDPGVGVYLDGVYLGRQMGSNLSLPNVERVEVLRGPQGTLYGRNTLGGAVNVITKQPGDEGILTTTAKVGSRGRIAGDIYFNNALTDDLSMSASASYKQRDGVGTAVNLANPEKEIGEEQEFSGRVAFKYQATSDLAFTFSLDGVDNESGQSPYTIELTAPLDPNDENNGDFPLLTPDLIPVNPDDLGTTVAGIESTSYSGWGTSFAADWAINDTYSSKFISSYRTSEYEGGLDDDASALNLSEFPEQGGADQYSFEVQLNATYDNMDFVSGLYFFNEDGFTRSEDFVFSPYNTPDSFGFFEINQETNSYAAYFNASYDLTDDLSVGGGLRYSKDKKEANAIFPSFAERKYVSADFDAVTWDINASYQLSNNMNVYGQVQKGYQTGGFPPRPFGGPDQFSSFDETKAINYEIGLKGQVHENVSMMLAVFVTDYTDLALPFSDPTSGGGFVTIVENAGQSKAQGIELETTVAITDDFTIRSAVGYLDSEISEVAAGVQGIGKGDSPALTPRWTVMIAPSYFMDLNNGGTLAFNANYSYRSEMQGQSVFNYSETIDSRELVGFNISYTNPYGDMEVTLYGENVLNEVYDVGRLQQTGFVGVMRSNDRSEFGLKFKKDFEL
- a CDS encoding LuxR C-terminal-related transcriptional regulator; protein product: MAIENITNKQTKCLNTSGYTSLFCVATQYNILLVNYQALNVITNYELINQFMLKNEHQGLVIFDVPKDSDVIPLKEWPNLKGLFYANTDEALFHQGLEAINKGELWFPRAVTDCWMRQMLASEQQTTLQSNNLTCKEIKVLNLLFSGMHSSAIADSLFISEATVRVHLHKVYQKIAVKNKQQALAWCQKNLNKVNS
- a CDS encoding fimbria/pilus outer membrane usher protein; amino-acid sequence: MRLFFGFFLIVFSYTCDAKINPTNQAIELSIEAELNKTAIGKVTLVVEPNDNLLLKWEDVEAVFKGLLYPEGFTTLAEKVTKGSLSQEALETFGFVFNFDLSDFSLKIIAPLNLTRPQTLTLQSNFRRLQASDVANLSGFINLYSSYLYQQNNSKDTVKKQLATRTEMVMNWRGWVIENELEYLSDISPSSSNVKRLGTRLVHDLPLQGMRVSVGDNYSTGSYFQSTSRFLGVSLAHDFSLVSDRPIRPSASKSFTLESPSSVEVLVENRIIRRLNLTAGIYSLADIPLSEGSNNITLKITDIAGVVRYVNFDVTTGLDLFAQGQLEYEVHLGIPAQLREQLEYNNDYPLMSSYINYGMSPSWTTGFTAQADKLIQQIGFKSIYAANIGQIAFENAISFGEHTGHAYRLVYSSFNDSSVLQQDFSVGYEYSSVNFRTLGYRPDSQNNVQLQHQMQANYSFVYSPSVQASFFASLSREYEQSYFNKSAGVNFTGNLNDSDWRYNVGVQWDEIAEKNDWGVRLSLFYKFTNSRRGQLSHESRRSKTRLEYTQDANQRYVGAFSFRAGIENNDENDALLDLNTQYSANRFLVSMDHVSAFEQLDSNSASHQSRVSFASSLAFAETEWAIGKPISDSFAVVSAHSSLKNNIVTLDKNKKQYRANNADFDTILLSDVNSYTSSSVSVEIDNLAPGYDLGSGLIVLFPSYKSGHNVMIGTDANISVIATLLDQQQQPLALQVGVAICSSDKSNKEHKFFTNKSGRFALTGLIPCSYEVKLNNSEKSQFILDVKEGEQLQRKGNIYVH